CTCATACGAGAGCTGCACACCCGCCTTGTCCGCCTCTTCGTAGAGGGTGGGGCCGTCCTGGGCGAGCAGCGCCTTGTTGCCCGTGACCACGCACGCGCCGTGGCGGACCGCGGACAGGATCAGACTGCGAGCGGGCTCGATGCCGCCCATCAGCTCGATGACGAGGTCGGCGCCGGCCACGAGAGACTCGGAGTCGGTGGTGAAGAGCTCCCGGGGAAGCTCGACGTCACGGGGCGCGTCGATGGTGCGGACGCCGATGCCGACGAGCTCCAGACGGGCACCGGTGCGGGCGGCCAGGGTCTCCGCGTCCTCGAGGAGGATGCGGGCCACCTGAGATCCCACGTTGCCGCAGCCCAGAAGCGCGACCTTGAGGGTCTTGGTCTCATTCACGTCAGTCTTCACGACATCAGAGTTCACAACGTCGGTGTTCACAGCTGTCCGGCTCCCATGTCTCGGTTCAAGAGGTCTTCCTCGGTTTCCCCACGAATGATCCACCGGGCGGTCCCGTCGGAGACCGCGACCACTCCCGGACGTGCCAGGTAGTTGTAGTTGCTCGCGAGTGCCCAGCAGTAGGCACCGGTGCCCGGCACGGCCAGGAGATCACCGGCCCTGACATCCGAGGGCAGGTAAACATCTTTAACAACAATGTCCCCGCTCTCGCAATGTTTGCCCACCACTCGGGACAACTGGGCGGGAGCATCCGAGGATCGGCTGGCCAGGGCGGCCGAATAGTCGGCGTCATAGAGCACCGGGCGGGCGTTGTCGCTCATGCCGCCGTCGACCGAGACGTAGCGCCGCGGATACGTCTGCTCCGCGTCGTCCGGCGCCTCGACCTGGACGGTCTTCCGAGTGCCGACTTCGTACAGCGTGAAGGTGGTGCTGCCGACGATCGCCCGGCCGGGCTCGATCGAGATGCGCGGGCACACGATGCCCAGCTCGCGGCAGGTCTCCCTCACGACGCCGGCCAGGGCCTGCGCGATCTCGGCCACCGGGCGCGGGGTGTCCACGGGGGTGTAGGCGATGCCGTGGCCTCCTCCGAGATCCATCTCCGGCAGGACGATCCCGTGTTTGCGCTGCATCGCGTCGTGGAACGCGAGCAGCTTCCTGGCCGCGACAGCGAAGCCGTCCGCCTCGAAGATCTGCGATCCGATGTGGCAGTGCAGGCCCAGGAGTTCGATGCCCTCCAGTGCCACGGCCGCATCCACGGCCTGCTCCGCCGCGGACAGGGCCGGGTCGATGCCGCGCAGTTCAGCATCCTCTGCGGTGCCCGGCGCCATGGAGAGACCGAACTTCTGGTCCTCATGGGCCGTGGCGATGAACTCATGGGTGTGGGCGTGCACCCCGGGCGTCAGCCGCAGCATGACCTTCGCGGTTGCCGGCCGGCCGGGCTCCTGAGCGCCCTTGTCCTGAACGCCCTTGTCCTGAGCGCCTTCGGCCCGCCGGCGCTGGACGATGTCCGCCACGCGCTCCAGCTCGTCGATGCTGTCCACGACGATCCGGCCGAGGTTCATGTCCAGGGCACGGTTGATCTCGGCGACCGACTTGTTGTTGCCGTGCAGTCCGAGCAGTTCACCGGGGAAGCCGGCTCGCTCAGCGACCGCCAGCTCGCCACCGGAACAGGTGTCGAGCCGGAGCCCTTCCTGACGGACCCACCGGGCGACCTCGACACTCAGGAAGGCCTTGCCCGCGTAATAGACGTCCACTCCCCCGCAGAGGTCGGCGAAGGCCTCGTTGAACGCATCACGGAACGCCCGGGCACGAGCACGGAAGTCACCTTCGCTCAGCACGAAGAGAGGAGTGCCGAACTGCTCCTTCAGAGAGCTGACGGTCACCCCGTCCACGGTGAGTTCGCCCGCGTCGGACCGTGCGACGTCGTGCGCCCAACTCGGGGCGTGCAAGGCGTTCAGATCGGAAGGAAGCTGCAGCCATTCCGGGGCCAGCGGACTGGGCCCGGTCACGTCCACGCCGCTCACTACATCCGCTCCGGGGCGGAGACGCCGAGGAGCGCGAGGCCGTTGGCCAGGACCTGGCTGGTGGCGTCGTTGAGCCACAGCCGGGTGCGGTTGACCGTGGTCACCTCTTCGTCGCCCTGCGGGGTGACGCGACAGGCGTCGTACCAGCGGTGGTACGCCCCGGCGATGACCTCGAGGTGGCGGGCGATGCGGTGCGGCTCCCGGAGCTCGGCGGCCTTCGCCACGATGGACGGGAAGCTGCCCAGCTGGGACAGCAGCTCGTTCTCGGTGGGATCGGTCAGCAGCGACGCGTCGAATTCGCTGCGGTCCACGCCCGCAGCCACGGCGTTGCGCGCCGTGCCACGGGAGCGGGCGTGCGCGTACTGCACGTAGAAGACGGGGTTCTCGTTGCTGTTCTTCTTGAGGACCTCAGGCTCCAGCGTGATCGGCGAGTCCGCGGGGAAACGAGCCAGCGAGTAGCGCACCGCGTCCTTGCCGAGCCAGCTGATGAGGTCCTTGAGCTCGATGATGTTGCCCGCGCGCTTGGACAGCTTCGCGCCGTTCACCGACACGAGCTGCCCGATCAGGACCTCGATGTTCTTCTCCGGATCGTCACCGGCGCAGGCCGCGATGGCCTTGAGGCGGTTGACGTAGCCGTGGTGGTCGGCGCCGAGAAGGTAGATCTTCTCCTCGAAGCCGCGGTCCCTCTTGGTGAGGTAGTACGCGGCGTCCGCGGCGAAGTACGTGGGCTCGCCATTGGCGCGGATGAGGACGCGGTCCTTGTCATCCGTGAAGTCCGTAGTACGCAGCCAGACGGCGCCGTCCTGATCGAAGACATGACCCTGCTCGCGCAGGCGGTCCACCGAGGCTTCAAGTGCGCCGGACTCGTGCAGGGTCCGCTCCGAGAAGTACACGTCGAAATGCACGTCGAAATCGGCCAGCGTCTGCTTGATGTCCTCGAGCTGCGCCTGGTAGGCGGCCTCGCGGACGATGGGCAATGCGGCCTCATCGGTCAGTTCCCGGATGGCGGGGTGTTCGCGGAGGACCTCGTGGCCCAGGTCCACGATGTACTGGCCGGGGTAGCCGCCCTCCGGCACGTCCCGGCCACGCAGGCGGGACAGCACCGAGTTGGCGAACACGTTCATCTGGCTGCCGGCGTCGTTGATGTAGTACTCGGCCGTGACTTCGGCGCCGGCGGCACGCAGCACGCGGGCGATGGAATCGCCCAGCGCCGCCCAGCGGGTGTGGCCGATGTGCAGCGGACCCGTCGGGTTGGCGGAGACGAATTCCATGTTGACCGTGTGGCCCGCGAGCGCGTCATTGTTGCCATAGGTGGCGCCCGCCTCGACGATGGTGCGCGCGAGCTCGCCGGCGGCGCCTGCGTCCAGGGTGATGTTGATGAAGCCGGGACCGGCGATGTCCACCGAAGCGACGCCGTCCACACCTTCGAGCTTCGCGGCCAGAATGGCGGCGAACTCGCGGGGCGAGAGGCCGGCGCGCTTCCCGAACTGCATGGCGGCGTTGGTGGCCCAGTCGCCGTGCTCCCGATTCTTCGGTCGCTCCACACGGACCTCGGCCTCCAGCGCCTCGGCGGGGAGGTTGATCGAGCCGTCAGCGACGGCGTCCTTCAGGCATGCGGTGATTGCTGCGGAAAGCTGTTCGGGAGTCACCCCTCAATCCTACGGGGAGGGGCCTGCCCGGCGGAAAAGCATGAACCCGCCATGTGGACAGCTTCGGACGGGTTGTCCACATAGAGCATCCATTCTCAGGAAACTCTGGACATACGCCCAGCAAGGCGATTTACGGTGGAGCCAGCCCTCTGGGTCTCCATCCCTTCTTCCCCCACCAGGAGCATCGATGACCACCTCCACCCCTTCTCTGAAGATCCTGGCCGGCACCGCCGCCGGGCTGGCCGTGCTGGCCGGCGCCACGGCCTGCGCCCCGGCGAAGCAGGGGACCTCGACCGCCGATGTCTCCCCCACAGGCGGCGCGTCCAGTGCCGCAGGCAGCACCGGAGCCCCTGCCACCCCTGGTCACTACAAGGACGGCACCTACAGCGCGGACGGGCATTACACCTCGCCCAACGGTGAGGAGACCGTGGGGGTCACTCTCACGCTGGCATCCGGCAAGATCAGCGATGTCAAGATCGCCACCCATCCCACCAGCGCGAACACCCAGCTGTTCCAGAACCGCTTCGCCGGCGGCATCAAGGACCTGGTGGTGGGCAAGAGCATCGATGAACTCGACGTGAGCCGGGTGGCCGGATCGAGCCTGACCAGTGGCGGATTCAAGGACGCGGTGGAGGCCATCAAGAAGCAGGCGGGCTGAGCCCGGTATGAACAGTCCCCTGGAATTCGACGCGATCGGCACCCGCTGGTGGATCCGGGCCGAGGGAATCACCGAACGGACCGAAGCAGACATCCGGCGGAGGATCGACGAGTTCGACGGCGTGTGGTCGCGTTTCCGCTCCGACTCCAAGGTCGCGCGCTGGGCGGCCGAGCCCGCCCCACGGGACGGCGCCGAGCGGACTCTGGCGCTCCCCGCCGAGGCAGCACCCCTCGGGCGCCTGTACCGGGAGCTCCACGATCTGAGCGGAGGCTCGGTGACCCCCTTCATCGGGGAGTCCCTCGTGCGGCTGGGCTACGACGCGGCCTACTCCCTGACTCCACGCGGCCCAGCCGTCCCCGCGCCCGTCTGGGGCCGGGACGTGCGCTGGGAAGACCGGACCGTGTCGGCAAGCGCGCCGGTCCTGCTGGACATCGGCGCGGCGGGCAAGGGACTTCTGGTGGATCTGGTCTGCGGAGTCCTCGAGGACGCCGGGGTTTCCGACTACCTGGTCGACGCCGGCGGCGACCTCCGGCACTCGGGCTCCGTGGCTGAGCGGATCGGGCTGGAGAGCCCCTTCGACAGCAGCCGGGCGATCGGCGTCGTCGCGGTCCATCAGCAGGCGCTCGCGGCCTCCGGCACCGCGCGCCGCGCATGGGGCCGCGGGCTGCACCACGTCCTGGACGGCCTGACGGGCGAACCCGTGCGGCGAGTGGTGGCAAGCTGGGTTCTGGCACCCGAGGCCATGCAAGCCGACGGGCTCGCCACGGCGCTGTTCTTCGTCCCCGGCCATGAGCTGGCGGCGCGCTACGGCGTGGAGTGGCTGACCGTGCACAGCGATGGGCACGCCGAAGGTTCCGAGCACTTCCTGGAAGGCCTGTTCTGATGTCCGCACTTCTGAGCGTCACGCAGCGTGTGACCCGGCCGCTGGGCCGACTGTCGATGACCCGCGTGGTGGCGCTGTCCCTCGGCGTCCTGATCGTCTACAGCCTCGTTCTGGACGCCCTCGGCTGGACCGAGTTCGGTGTTCCCGAACTGTGCCTCCACCTGTTGCTCTGCCTTGCGGCGACCACGCTGTCCAACGGAGCCTGCGCCCTGTTGTTCCGGATGCGGCCCTACTGGGATTCGTCGCTGGTCACCGCCGGCCTGCTGTACTTCCTCTTCTGGCCGGCGACGGGCTTCCGCGAGGGGCTGGGCGTGGCGCTGGCCGCCGTGCTGGCCTCCGCGTCGAAATACGCTCTCGCCTGGCATGGCCGGCATCTGTTCAACCCTGCCGCGCTCGGGGCCTTCATCATCTCGCTGACAGGTCTGAACGCGGCGACCTGGTGGGTGGGCTCCCCTCTGCTGCTCTGGGCGGTGGTTCCGCTGGGTCTGCTGGTGCTCTACCGGGCCGGCCAGTTCCCGGTGGCCCTCACGTTCCTGGGAGCCTCGCTGGTGACGGCCATCGCCGTGGCCCTGGGCCGCGGAATGTCGGCGGCGGAGGTGCCCGCGCTGTGGTTCACGAGTCAGGCCACGGTGTTCTTCGCCTGCTTCATGCTGAGCGAACCGCTCACCCTTCCGCCGCGACGGTGGCAGCGAATCCTGGTCGGCGTCCTGGTCGGAGTGCTTTTCAGCCTGCCGTTCTCCCTCCAGCTCGGCGCCGTGATCCTCTCGAATGCCCCGGAGGCCGTGCTGCTCGTGGGCAACATCCTCGCGTTCATCCTCCGACCCAAGAGTTCCAGCCTGGTGACGTTCCTCGATCACCGACCGGTCGGCAAGGACATCACCGAATTCACCTTCCGCGCCGCTGACGACCCACGCCTCGCCGCGGGTCAGTATGTGGAACTCACCATTCCGGTTCCCGGCATCGGTTCCTCGCGGCGGGTGTTCAGCCCGGTCGCGGCCGGCGACGGTGACCTCCGGATCGCCACCCGCATGCCGAGCCAGCCATCGCCCGCCAAGAAGGCCCTCTACGACATGGAGACAGGCACGGCGCTCCGCCTGAGCCGCACCGGGGGCGAATTCCTGCTCGGCCCGTCGGACCGCCCGGCACTTCTGGTCGCGGGAGGCATCGGGATCACCCCGTTCGTGGGGATGCTGGATGGCGCCACTGCCGGGTCCCTCCCGGACACCGTGGTCCTGTACTCCGTGCGGGACTACGACGACGCCGCCTACCTCGGCGCGCTGGCCCGCTCCGGCGCGAAAATCCTCCTGCGCACCTCCGCGCCGCTCCCTGAGGGCGCCCAGCTGCCCAACGGTGTCGAGCACGTGGGCAGCGAGCGTTTCAGCGCCGCGCGGATCGCCGAACTGGTGCCCGACGCCGCAGGGCGGCATGCGCTCGTGTCCGGCGCCCCGGACTTCGTCGCCGCCCTCCGCGGCGCCCTACGTGCCGCAGGAGTCCGACGGGTGAAGAGCGATTCCTTCCTGGGGTACTGATCCTGCTGTTCCCTCGGTGAGAACCAGCCCGTGGTCTGCACCTCCAGGGCTTGCCGGACGAGTGCCGATTTCGCATCCGGAGGTGGATTCCTGCTAAGCTCGAGGACGTTCCGGGGCCACCCCGGGATCCCTGGCCCGCCCTCGTAGCTCAGGGGATAGAGCGTCTGCCTCCGGAGCAGAAGGCCGTAGGTTCGAATCCTATCGAGGGCACCAGATACAGCGAGAGCCCCGGTTCCACGGAACCGGGGCTCTCGTCATTTCTCCCTTCCCCGGATCGGCACGACTGATCAGTCCGCAGACGCCGAGCACGGGGCGGGCAATCACGCAACGCAGCGCCCGGGAGACCGAGGTGCGGCAGCTTGCGTCAAGGGGCCCCGCGCCCAGGCCCCATCGTCAGCCAGCAACAGAGCGCGGGGAAAGCAAGCAGAGCACCTCGGTCACCCGGGCATCCACACCGAAGCATTCCTTTCAGCCGGGCGATCCGGGACAACTAGACTGATCAGGTCATGCCTCTGAACATCACATACCCTGCCGCGCTCCCCGTCTCCGAACGCCGTGAGGACATCATGGCCGCCATCTCGGAGAACCAGGTGGTCATCGTGGCCGGCGAGACCGGCTCCGGCAAGACCACGCAGCTGCCGAAGATGTGTCTGGAACTCGGCCTGGCCGAGCACGGCCTGATCGGCCACACACAGCCCCGTCGTCTGGCCGCCCGCACCGTCGCGGAGCGCATCGCGGAGGAACTGGACGTGGAACTCGGCCAGGAAGTGGGCTATCAAGTGCGCTTCACCGGTGAGGTGGGGCCGCAGACCCAGGTCAAGCTCATGACGGACGGCATCCTGCTCGCGGAGATCCAGCGGGACCGTCTCCTGCGCAAGTACAGCGTCATCATCGTGGATGAGGCCCACGAGCGCAGCCTCAACATCGACTTCATCCTCGGATACCTCAAGCGCCTGCTGCCCCAGCGGCCGGATCTGAAGATCATCATCACCTCGGCCACGATCGATCCGGAGCGCTTCGCCCGGCATTTCGGCGGAGAGGACACCCCGGCACCGATCGTCGAGGTCTCCGGGCGCACCTTCCCCGTGGAGATCCGCTACCGCCCGCTGTCCGAACCGGGCGGCGAAGAGGAACTGGACGACGAACTCGAAGAGGACCGCGACCCCGTGGACGCCGTCTGCGACGCCGTGGACGAGCTCTCGCGCGAAGCGCCCGGCGACATCCTGGTGTTCTTCTCCGGCGAGCGGGAAATCCGCGAAGCCGCGGAAGCGCTGCAGGGCCGTCTCCCCCGCAACCCCCGCCTCGCCGACGCCGAGATCCTGCCGCTGTTCGCACGGCTGAGCCTCGCGGAGCAGCACAAGGTGTTCAACCCGGGACCGCGCCGTCGCATCGTCCTGGCCACCAACGTCGCCGAAACGTCGCTGACGGTCCCCGGCATCAAGTACGTGATCGACACCGGCACCGCACGCATCTCCCGGTATTCGCACCGGACCAAGGTCCAGCGGCTGCCCATCGAACGCGTGTCCCAGGCGTCCGCGAATCAGCGGTCCGGTCGTTGTGGCCGTGTCAGCGACGGCATCGCCATCCGGCTGTACTCGGAGGACGATTACCTCGGCCGTCCTGAGTTCACCGACCCCGAGATCCTCCGCACCAATCTGGCCGCCGTCATCCTCCAGATGATCGCGATCGGCGTCGCGCGCACTCCGAAGGACGTCGAGGGCTTCCCCTTCGTCGAGTCGCCGGACACCCGCGCGGTCAACGACGGCGTCACCCTCCTGCGCGAGCTCGGCGCCCTTCCCGCGCCGGGCGAGTCGGCCGATGCGGCCCCTTCTGAGAGGGCCAGCGCTGACGGCACCACCGGTGGCGGCAAGGCCGGCCGTGGCGAGCGCGGCGGCGGGCGGGGCCGTGGCGAGCGTTCCGGGGGCCGCAAGCCGTCCGGGCTGACCGCCGTCGGGCATCAGCTGGCCCAGCTCCCCGTGGATCCGCGCCTCGGCCGCATGATCGTGGAGGCCGCCCGCCGCGGCTGCGCCCGTGAGGTCATGGTGCTGGCCGCCGCACTGACCATTCAGGACCCGCGCGAACGGCCCACCGACAAGCAGCAGCAGGCCGCGGAGAAGCACGCCCGCTTCAAGGATGAGAAGAGCGACTTCACCGGCTATCTGAACCTGTGGAACTACCTGCAGGAGAAGCAACGGGAGCTCTCCTCGAGCCAGTTCCGCCGACTGTGCCGCACCGAGTTCATCAATTACCTCCGGGTCCGGGAGTGGCAGGAGCTCTACGCGCAGCTCCGGCAGCTCGCCAAACCGCTCGGCATCGCGGTGGACAACAGCCGGGACACCGATCCGGTGGGCCTGCACGACGTGATCCACCAGTCCCTCCTGTCCGGTCTGCTCAGCCAGATCGGACTCTACGACGAGCGCA
The nucleotide sequence above comes from Arthrobacter woluwensis. Encoded proteins:
- a CDS encoding diaminopimelate decarboxylase family protein, whose translation is MDVTGPSPLAPEWLQLPSDLNALHAPSWAHDVARSDAGELTVDGVTVSSLKEQFGTPLFVLSEGDFRARARAFRDAFNEAFADLCGGVDVYYAGKAFLSVEVARWVRQEGLRLDTCSGGELAVAERAGFPGELLGLHGNNKSVAEINRALDMNLGRIVVDSIDELERVADIVQRRRAEGAQDKGVQDKGAQEPGRPATAKVMLRLTPGVHAHTHEFIATAHEDQKFGLSMAPGTAEDAELRGIDPALSAAEQAVDAAVALEGIELLGLHCHIGSQIFEADGFAVAARKLLAFHDAMQRKHGIVLPEMDLGGGHGIAYTPVDTPRPVAEIAQALAGVVRETCRELGIVCPRISIEPGRAIVGSTTFTLYEVGTRKTVQVEAPDDAEQTYPRRYVSVDGGMSDNARPVLYDADYSAALASRSSDAPAQLSRVVGKHCESGDIVVKDVYLPSDVRAGDLLAVPGTGAYCWALASNYNYLARPGVVAVSDGTARWIIRGETEEDLLNRDMGAGQL
- the argS gene encoding arginine--tRNA ligase is translated as MTPEQLSAAITACLKDAVADGSINLPAEALEAEVRVERPKNREHGDWATNAAMQFGKRAGLSPREFAAILAAKLEGVDGVASVDIAGPGFINITLDAGAAGELARTIVEAGATYGNNDALAGHTVNMEFVSANPTGPLHIGHTRWAALGDSIARVLRAAGAEVTAEYYINDAGSQMNVFANSVLSRLRGRDVPEGGYPGQYIVDLGHEVLREHPAIRELTDEAALPIVREAAYQAQLEDIKQTLADFDVHFDVYFSERTLHESGALEASVDRLREQGHVFDQDGAVWLRTTDFTDDKDRVLIRANGEPTYFAADAAYYLTKRDRGFEEKIYLLGADHHGYVNRLKAIAACAGDDPEKNIEVLIGQLVSVNGAKLSKRAGNIIELKDLISWLGKDAVRYSLARFPADSPITLEPEVLKKNSNENPVFYVQYAHARSRGTARNAVAAGVDRSEFDASLLTDPTENELLSQLGSFPSIVAKAAELREPHRIARHLEVIAGAYHRWYDACRVTPQGDEEVTTVNRTRLWLNDATSQVLANGLALLGVSAPERM
- a CDS encoding FMN-binding protein, translated to MTTSTPSLKILAGTAAGLAVLAGATACAPAKQGTSTADVSPTGGASSAAGSTGAPATPGHYKDGTYSADGHYTSPNGEETVGVTLTLASGKISDVKIATHPTSANTQLFQNRFAGGIKDLVVGKSIDELDVSRVAGSSLTSGGFKDAVEAIKKQAG
- a CDS encoding FAD:protein FMN transferase; this translates as MNSPLEFDAIGTRWWIRAEGITERTEADIRRRIDEFDGVWSRFRSDSKVARWAAEPAPRDGAERTLALPAEAAPLGRLYRELHDLSGGSVTPFIGESLVRLGYDAAYSLTPRGPAVPAPVWGRDVRWEDRTVSASAPVLLDIGAAGKGLLVDLVCGVLEDAGVSDYLVDAGGDLRHSGSVAERIGLESPFDSSRAIGVVAVHQQALAASGTARRAWGRGLHHVLDGLTGEPVRRVVASWVLAPEAMQADGLATALFFVPGHELAARYGVEWLTVHSDGHAEGSEHFLEGLF
- a CDS encoding FAD-dependent oxidoreductase gives rise to the protein MSALLSVTQRVTRPLGRLSMTRVVALSLGVLIVYSLVLDALGWTEFGVPELCLHLLLCLAATTLSNGACALLFRMRPYWDSSLVTAGLLYFLFWPATGFREGLGVALAAVLASASKYALAWHGRHLFNPAALGAFIISLTGLNAATWWVGSPLLLWAVVPLGLLVLYRAGQFPVALTFLGASLVTAIAVALGRGMSAAEVPALWFTSQATVFFACFMLSEPLTLPPRRWQRILVGVLVGVLFSLPFSLQLGAVILSNAPEAVLLVGNILAFILRPKSSSLVTFLDHRPVGKDITEFTFRAADDPRLAAGQYVELTIPVPGIGSSRRVFSPVAAGDGDLRIATRMPSQPSPAKKALYDMETGTALRLSRTGGEFLLGPSDRPALLVAGGIGITPFVGMLDGATAGSLPDTVVLYSVRDYDDAAYLGALARSGAKILLRTSAPLPEGAQLPNGVEHVGSERFSAARIAELVPDAAGRHALVSGAPDFVAALRGALRAAGVRRVKSDSFLGY